A single Argentina anserina chromosome 7, drPotAnse1.1, whole genome shotgun sequence DNA region contains:
- the LOC126803516 gene encoding uncharacterized protein LOC126803516, with translation MEEPGCNEQGLELSDQEDELEEGYDEEIAATPDCNMFNLCHEDSVEEGIPGPNTVPSCNMVFTLSSKYALPRPMPSYLFIGAEIEGKRVNKILVDGGAAVSIIIVKTVEALGIAKEKVLSSNLKVRSFDGNLTKTLGVLILKIKIGPSELFQTFFVTDCTAPYSIILRRDWIHRAYCIPSTLH, from the exons ATGGAAGAACCAGGTTGTAATGAGCAAGGGTTAGAACTTTCTGATCAAGAGGACGAGCTTGAGGAAGGTTATGATGAAGAAATAGCAGCTACCCCAGACTGCAACATGTTTAACCTTTGTCATGAAGATAGTGTCGAGGAAGGAATACCGGGGCCAAATACTGTTCCTAGTTGCAACATGGTGTTCACTTTGTCCTCAAAGTATGCTCTTCCAAGGCCGATGCCATCTTATCTATTCATCGGAG CTGAGATAGAAGGTAAGAGAGTGAACAAAATTCTCGTCGATGGCGGTGCAGCAGTTAGCATTATTATAGTAAAGACAGTCGAAGCACTTGGCATTGCAAAGGAGAAGGTTCTCAGTAGCAATCTTAAGGTCAGGAGTTTTGATGGCAACTTAACTAAGACCTTGGGAGTTTTGATCCTCAAAATCAAGATAGGACCTTCTGAGCTGTTCCAGACATTCTTCGTTACAGATTGCACCGCTCCATACAGCATCATACTTCGCAGGGATTGGATACATAGAGCTTACTGCATCCCTTCTACTCTACACTAA
- the LOC126803515 gene encoding uncharacterized protein LOC126803515, with amino-acid sequence MLTRPILRGRIGKWILALSEFSLQYTPLKALTRQAVFDFLLHHPIIEDIEDQNLVVSFIHTQPWVLYFDGSSTDHLSGAGVALVNPSGVRHCYSFQLEWKCTNNQAEYEAIIIGLEILLDLEVTEVEERASKLLDQFTNVVLDYIPRERNFAANELAQLATVIRLADDVRERILKVQSRTLPSFMARKEVKDEWLIAVIDSIAVDWRQPII; translated from the exons ATGCTTACCAGACCTATACTTAGGGGTCGGATTGGCAAGTGGATCTTGGCGTTATCAGAGTTTTCTTTACAATATACACCTTTAAAGGCGCTCACAAGACAGGCAGTGTTCGACTTTTTGTTGCATCATCCTATTATTGAGGATATCGAAGACCAGAACTTGGTTGTTTCCTTTATCCACACTCAGCCTTGGGTTCTGTATTTTGATGGCAGCAGTACTGATCATTTATCAGGAGCAGGTGTTGCATTGGTTAACCCTTCGGGAGTAAGACATTGTTATTCCTTTCAACTAGAATGGAAGTGCACTAACAATCAAGCAGAATATGAGGCAATCATCATTGGCCTGGAAATTTTGCTTGATCTGGAAGTAACAGAGGTGGAA GAGCGAGCATCGAAGTTGTTAGACCAATTTACAAACGTGGTGCTTGATTATATTCCTAGGGAACGAAACTTTGCTGCCAATGAATTAGCACAGTTGGCTACTGTTATCCGCTTGGCAGATGACGTTCGCGAGAGGATTTTGAAGGTTCAGAGCCGCACATTACCTTCTTTTATGGCAAGGAAAGAAGTGAAGGATGAGTGGTTGATAGCGGTTATTGACTCTATTGCTGTGGATTGGCGCCAACCAATTATCTAG